One Cryptomeria japonica chromosome 9, Sugi_1.0, whole genome shotgun sequence genomic window carries:
- the LOC131039983 gene encoding serine/threonine-protein kinase OXI1-like, producing the protein MVIEVIFLDDHLSSSMCRFYAAEVIVALEYLHEKEIVYRDMKPENILVQDSGHIMLTDFDLSLRLISDHGEYNEWKSRSFVGTEEYIAPEVLWGKFHSYPVDWWSFGVFLYEMSHGQTPFRGFSRKDTFVNIMSKDPFFSSSSSLDDLIQKLLAKEPTERLNRKQIKSHQFFWGM; encoded by the coding sequence ATggtaattgaagtcatttttttaGATGATCACCTGTCTTCATCCATGTGCAGGTTTTACGCGGCAGAGGTGATTGTAGCGTTGGAGTATTTGCACGAGAAAGAAATCGTATATCGAGATATGAAGCCAGAGAACATATTGGTGCAAGATAGTGGGCACATAATGCTCACTGATTTCGATCTGTCCCTGCGTCTCATATCTGATCATGGCGAATATAATGAATGGAAATCTCGTTCGTTTGTGGGTACGGAGGAGTACATCGCACCAGAGGTCCTGTGGGGCAAATTCCATTCATACCCAGTCGACTGGTGGTCTTTCGGCGTCTTTCTATACGAAATGAGTCACGGTCAGACACCTTTTAGGGGGTTTAGTCGAAAGGACACCTTTGTGAATATTATGAGCAAGGACCCCTTTTTCTCATCCTCATCTTCTCTGGATGATCTTATTCAGAAGCTCCTTGCGAAAGAGCCGACAGAGAGGTTAAACAGAAAGCAAATAAAAAGCCACCAATTCTTTTGGGGCATGTGA